gagaaaaattggttgtctcttgccctttggtattctcccggtgattggtttagtattcatcttatgattggttcactcctctacacggcggtataaatcaccctactcactcatttatattcttgcaaactagttgtggcaagctctttagtataaattagaattgagagcttactttgttattttaagttcatctagtggagctctttagagtagcaagattgagagctcttagtgagtagtaacattgcaagttgtgtgcctagtaatcattgcaactagaattgttggatagatggcttgcaaccattgtagagttagagcaagtttgcattttactatttgtcatactaatcaaattgatctagttgatttatagatttttaaataggttattcacccccctctagccatattaggacctttcaagtggtatcagagatgtggtcaccgtttgattgaaggcttaacaacctcggtgtcaaattatagctcaagttatgtttaaccatgtggggggtaaaccaccgttctttgatggcacatactatgattattggaagagaaagatgaggatgtatcttggttcaatcaatgatcaagtatgagagttgaccgagaatgactatgctatcattgatcccgataaccccaccaaccaagacaagaccaacaagcaatgtaatataatggctctcaacaccatatacaatgccattgattctaaagtgtttgagcaaatcaaggattgtgaaagagcaaataaggtatagaggagattggaggaaacatatgagggaacaccggtggtgaagagtgctaagttgtatattctcaaggataagttgacaagcttcaagatgaaggaagatgagagcattctaaaAATATTCCAtcagttgcaagtgattgtaaatgatttgaaggccttgggagagaagatcaaggatgatgatgtctcttatcggttcttgatgtgcttacctctaagatttgagatgttgagattgcttatcataagaggaggattgaaggagattacccctaaccaagtactaggtgatgtcatgacccaagagacataccatgtagaaagaaagggggatgacaaggatgacaagaaggaagaagaagaaaagaagaagaagagtatagcattcaaggctagctcatcgtcatccaagaacaagggcaagttcaagaaagaatcaagtgatgatgatgatcttagtgatattgatgatgaagctttGGCCCTCTTTGTAtgtaagatgggaaaattcatgaagaagaagggctatggtgcaagaaagagaagagatcacaccaaaaacaaagaatatatgagaagatgctacacttgcaagagtcccgatcacgttgtagcaaattgtccctacaatagtgacaatgatgaggatgagaagaagaagcacaagaaggataagaaagaaaagaaggagaagagaatgaccttccaaaagaagaagggtggagactatgtggtcacttgggatagtgatggctctttggatagtgatgactctagtgatgatggcaagaaatctatcaagaaagcactagcaagcatcgccatcaacaacaagccctccatcttcgacattccttcgacatgtctcatggtaaaacctaccaaggtaaaatatgatatgagtgatgataatgaatgtgaaagtgatgcttataggagtgatgatgatgatgaggagtactccaaggaggagctcatggacatgtactagcaagtgcatacttactttgagatgaagagaaaggagtgtaaggaattgaacaagaaagtcaaatttcttaaacaatcccttgatgagctcaatgccactcatgagaggctaatggaagcccatgagaagcttgacaaagctcactctaagcttgagaaagctcactcctctctcatcgagcaagtcaaagaggaagccaagaagaagcaagtgattgtatcatgtgatgtggggctaacatgtgatcttattgataaatccttttataagcccattatagttgctcccactaacacttcatgtagcactactacttctacttcacctttgagtgatggtctcacttatgatgcctcactaatggtggaaaatgagactctcaagaagaaggtgaatgagctcactcgtgtctTAGGCATTGCCTATGGTGGAgttgcccgcttgctaaagtgcttgggtagccaaaggttttctctcaacaaaaagagattaggctatacccccaagaaaggcaaggcggtctttgtcactcccaaagctagctttgtgaagggcaatggtcgattttgcaatagatgcaagcaagttgggcatatagagcaaaatttcAAGATtagcaagaacaagctacctattgtatcctcaattaaatttgattattgttacatgcttgttaaggatgccaatggtgtgaaagctaagttgaTTGGTACATCAATTGTGggtccaaagaagaaggccatttgggtaccaaagaccttggtaactaaccttcaaggacctaagcaagtttgggtacctaaaaagaattgatattcttttgtaggtcaattataaagacagaggaagacattgggtgcttAATAGTGGATGCACACAATACATGACCGATGAtcaaagaatgttcaattcaatcaatgaaaacaagagcaatgagattgatagtatcatatttggtgacaatggcaaaggtaaggccaaagggcttggtaagattgcaatatccaatgacttaagcatttccaatgtgctactagcagagagcttaaactttaaccttttatcggtagctcaattgtgtgatcttagtttcaagtgcatatttggtgtggatgatgtagagatcataagtgtagatggctctaacttgatattcaaaggatttagatataagaatctatacttggttgatttcaatcctagagaagctcaattaataacatgtttgatcactaagtctagcatgggttggttatgacatagaagacttggttatgttggaataaaacaattgaacaagttgattaagaatgacttagttagaggcttgaaagatgtcacatttgagaaggataagctatgtcgtgcatgtcaagccagaaagcaagttggtaacacacatcctaaaaagAGCATGATTAGTACATCTAAGACATTTGAGTTGATgtatatggacttgtttggaccaaccacatacactagcattggtggaaataaatatggatttatgattgtggatgatttcactaaatacacatgggtattctttcttattgacaagagtaatgtgtttgcaatattcaaatcttttatcaagggcattcacaatgagtttgaaactactatcaagaaagtgagaagtgacaatcgaagtgagttcaagaacacaagaattgatgagttgtatgatgaatttagaattagacatcaattcttggtcaagtacactcctcaatcaaatggcttagttgaaagaaagaatagaactttgattgacatggcaagatcaatgttgagtgagtacaatatgagtcattcattttgggccaaagcaatcaacacggcttgctattatagcaaccgactctattgtcaccccatgatggagaagacactttatgagctattgaatggaagaaagcccaacatagcatacttttgagttttttgttgtaaatgctacatattgaagaaatgcactagattgagcaagtttgaaaagaaatgtgatgaaggcttcttgcttggttactccactactagcaaggcatatagagtttggaatttggctagtggtactcttgaggaggttcatgatgtggagtttgatgaaacaaatggttcccaagaggaagatgagaatctagatgatgtaagaggcacctaattggtcaatgcaataaagAATATGGATactggtgatataaggcctacaaaggtgattgatgttgaagatgacaagaatcaagtgctctctaactcaaatgtgcaagctagtggttttcatgatcaagttcaagcaagaactagtgatgacaaagtgtaaGATCAACAAGTGCCtaattcatcatctcaaccaagtgatcaatcaaatgcaagcaatcaagtgcaagtgctttaaccaaccaatgttgtaagagatcatccattgaatactataattggtgatatttcaagaggtgtgcaaactagatcaagattggcttcattttgtgagcatttctcatttgtgtcatccgaacctaagaagatagttgaagctttgaaggatattgattggatcaatgctatgcatgaagagctaaacaacttcacaagaaactaagtatgggagttagttgagaggcctaaggattataatgtgattggaaccaagtgggtctttcagaacaagcaagatcaagatgggatagtaataaggaacaaagcaagattagtggctcaaggttacacttaagttgaaggtcttaactttgtaGAAACATATACCCCAgttacaagattggaagcaattaggatcttgttagcctatgcttgtgcccacaacatcaagttataccaaatggatgtgaaaagtgtatttttcaatgggtacatcaatgagcttgtgtatgttgagcaacctcctggttttaaagataaaaagaaacccaactatgtttacaagttgagaaaggccttgtatggattaaaacaagtacCAAGAGTatgatatgagagattgagggatttcctactctctaagggattcaagatgggaaaggttgacaccactctcttcaccaagaagcttgaaaataacttgtttgtaatgcaaatctatgttgatgatatcatatttggatcaacaaatcaagatttttgtgaggagtttggcaagatgatggcaagtgagtttgagatgtttaTGATTGGaaaacttagttacttccttggtcttcaaatcaagcaaatgaagaatgacacatttgtgagccaaggcaagtatatcaaggacatgctcaagaagtttgaaatggataatgctaaagctattagtacaccaatggggataagtggaagcttggatagtgatgctagtggaaacatggttgatcaaaagatatattggtctatgattggaagcttactctatgtgaccgcatcaaggccggatgtgatgtttagtgtatgcatgtgtgctagattctaagcctcaccaagagaaagtcatttgaaggcaacaaagagaatattgaggtacttgaagcatacacaaaatgttgaattatggtatcctaaaggagcaagatttgagttaattggatattcggactccgattatgcgggatgcaaagttgagagaaaagagcacatcgggcacatgtcaactattaagaagatcacttgtgtcttggtcatcaaagaagcaaaatagtatagcactttcaaccgccgaagcggagtacattttggccggtagttgttgtgctcaattactttggatgaagactactttgagtgactttggaattaaattcaagcaagtgccattgctatgtgacaatgaaagtgccgtaaagctcaccaacaacccagttcaatattcaagaacaaagcataatGATGtttgccatcatttcataagagatcaccaataaaaagggaacatttgcattgagagtgtgggcaccgaagataaacttgccgatatcttcaccaagccacttgatgagaaaaggttttgcaagctaagtaatgaattgaacatacttgacttctccaatatgtgttgatgcgccccttattatatgacatgcctctctttcAAATAATtcaaggtaaaaattgattgatatggcatacatccttgctaaggacatgattagtgcatctagacatctttcgtATTTCAAATAGGCTCAATCatgattcatgaaaatcaaatgaatttgatgcttgtatggtaccactattgcttgtatgattgaaatgatctagtggtagcatatgacatgtttgtgggcttataaacctagtgtttgatctagaaaataagctataagtatttaactcaacatggtacaagataacccttattggaggtgtgaagaagcttgtccttggatcaaaccaagttaaatatcttttgcaagtaatctagattgaaccaaattaggaaaatgatcctcatttcacatggtttcacctcaacctatctatattttgagcTTACCTTTTATGCTAATTGTTAACAAAGGGaaagagaaattcacaaagatagtaagataggaggagaaaATAAATGAAAtgaatgcacacaagtaggggagcaagctcataaacttgtatgttgcatttgaacgtgcatttcatatattgacttgcatggcacaagctttaaatttcaatatccatgtttgtgtggtgtatgctagttatatgcttgaatagtgaaatgaaaaactagcatgaatagactaaagtaactagactAATGCTCatcttatggaaactagacccttgcttgtaatgttgatctcatggtgtattctagtttttgtgtatgtctagtaactaatggtgctaaggatggtatattagtgcactTCGATtcgtatcacgcttcaaaggtccatctcttataccttagcatcatttggtagaaattgtctcccatattttctatctaagcatacaTGCAagttacaatccaaactcttagcacatatgtaaagggaacaattgctaccatttggagttcatgaaacttgtccatattcttttacacatggtaaatatgcttgggcaagcaacatggattcaattaaatttcaactcatatctttgtgaaagggttgtcatcaattactaaaaatagagagattgaaagctctagtttggttttggttaattgatgaaaccctaagtgctaacctagtttatcaaagtgattatgggataggtagcactactccaagtggtgaagcaatggtgaagatcatgacgatggtgatgacaTAGTGataatcaaatgcttgaacttagaaaagaagaaagagaaaaacaaaaggctcaaggcaaaggtataattagtaggagccattttatttcggtgatcaagacacttagcgagtgtgatcacatttaggttagatagccatactattaagaggggtgaaactcgtatcaaaatgcggttatcaaagtgccagtagatgctctaactcattgcatatgcatttaggatctagtggagtgctaacacccttgaaaatatttgtgaaaatatgctaacacatatgcacaaggtgatacacttggtggttggcacatctaagcaagggttagaaatttcaccggcggagtgtccgcccatagagtgcggatagtccaatggtgccaccgatgccctatacagaaaagataggggttcacagagtgatcgGATGCTAGTGGTGCAGTGACTGAATGCTAGgttcctgcgtctggtcagtagcagcagtgagcacgcgtctcgatcttgtgaccggacgttggcgcgaagagtgaccgaacgctggcagggtgcgcccggtcaatgctgacgtacgctgacgtatggtgcacagtggagacattgagtgaccggacgctgggtgagtccggtcgtgattttgcgtgaatgaaaccttactggaaacaaccggatgctgaggtccagtgtctggtcacttcgtagcagcgcgtccggtcatcacttgaccgttgagatcgggcgactCTGGTTGAATGCagagggacacgtggcatgtatcacatgatcggacgctggggtccagcatccagtcacctcgtgttgtgcccagtgaaagggtacaacgactctatttcgtgaaggtttctatttaagccacatAGCCGGTTCAAccttactctcttggccatttgcattgacatagcaaccttgtgagcttagccaaagccctcccactcatctctattattgtttcatcatctttgtgagattgggagagaatccaagtgcattgcttgagtgattgcatctagtggcacttgacattcgtgttttgctgcgggattcgcttattactcttggtggttgccgccacctagatggcttggagcagcgaggatcgttgagcggaggttggtgattatctccggctccgatcgtggtgattgtgaggggtcttgtgccttcctcggtggagagtcgaaaggtaactctagtggattgcttgtgtcattgagttacctcacttgtgggtaggttcttgtggtgtccaattatatagacgaggttcgtgcaacacctcttagccgctgaaccaccaagtgttgatcgacataacggggactagcgtgccgacaagcacatgaacctcgggagaaaaattggttgtctctttccctttggtattctcccggtgacaGCGCGTCCgttcatcacttgaccgttgagatcgagcggctCCGGTTGAACGTagagggacacgtggcatgtatcgcgtgccaacgtccggtcgatttgaccggagcgtctggtcaccccgtgttgtgcctagtgaaggagtacaacggctctatttcgtaggagtttctatttaagccctatagccagctcaagctcactctcttggccatttgcattgacatagcaaccttgtgagcttagccaaagccctctcactcatctctattattgtttcatcatctttgtgagattgggagagaatccaagtataatgcttgagtgattgcatctagtggcacttgcaTTCgtatttcgctgcgggattcacttattacttttggtggttgccaccacctagacgacttggagcagcgaaaatcgttgagcgaaggttggtgattgtctccggcttcgatcgtggtgattgtgaggggtcttgtgccttctctGGTGGAGAGCCGAAagttaactctagtggattgcttgtgtcattgagttacctcacttgtggataggttcttgcggtgtccaattgtgtagacgaggttcgtgcaacacctcttagccgctgaaccaccaagtgttggtcgacacaacggggactagcgtgccaacaagcacgtgaacctcgggagaaaaattgattgtcccttgctctttggtattctcccgatgattgatttagtattcatcttgtgattggttcactcctctacacggcggtataatcaccgtactcactcatttatattcttacaaactagttgtggtaagctctttagtgtaaattagaattgagagcttgctttgttattttaagttcatctagtgaagctctttagagtagcaagattgagagctcttagtgagtagtaacattgcaagttgtgtgcctagtgatcattgaaactagaattgttggataggtggcttgcaacccttgtagagctagagcaagtttgcatttcgctatttgtcatactaatcaaattgctctagttgatttgtagatttttaaataggctattcacccccctctagccatattaggacctttcagccgctACCTTGACGCCACCTGAGTCGTGCACCCGAGCCATCGTCTTCGCATATGTAGACCCATTGACGTCGCCCGTCTTCCATCGCTCGCCGTTCATGATGTTACACAACCATAGTTCATGATGCTGCAGACGTTCTTGTTATATAGTTAATCATCTATTTTTTCAATATTGTGTGCCCGCACATTTGGATGCCATTGTTTTTTAGCATAGttagccctttgtctgtactaatCTCGTTTTAAGTAGCTCGAACCTTATTTATTTACTGATAGTCTTAATTTATGAGTTTGGTGTACTAATGTTAGATACTTTACTGGTAAAATATATTAGATACTTTTCTCTTGTCAACTTTTTTTATGGCCACTAAACTTTTGGCTTGCTAATTTTGTTTATTACACTGGATGTTATTAAGATGTTTGGCATCAGGCCTTTGCACCTCAAGACCTCGCTCGCTGAATTGGTGTTCCCGTAACAGCAACACCAAGCCAGGTCACAAAGTTATCTGTGCGCTGCAAAATGTGTGTGGATTgatctttgtttattttttagCAATCTAATGTAGGCAGGCAAGAAAAAGAATGATGATTTCTCACTGAAGTTAAACCTTAAAAAAGAGGGATTTTTCACTGAACTTGTCCTGAATTGTTGCAATTTATTGCCATGACTTACATTTGTAAACTTTAGAGGATGAGTCAATGGTTGGCATAGATACACTGATGCTTGATGCAGAGCACAATCAGCTACCATGTTACTGAGTTTAATATAATGATATTGTAACTAAGGTAACCTTTTATGTCTTGGCATGGCCATGTTGAGTCTAGGTTATAAATATGAAGCTCAGATAATTTTATtggcaaaaatagaaagatgataAGTAGTTCAGTTTTTAGATTATACATATAAAGCTCAGATAATTTTACTGGCAAAAATAGAAATATGACAACCAGTTTAGTTTTTTGAGAATGTGATAATTCATAGACattgttttcttaaaaaaaaaattatggtCCTCTCTCTTTAATTAGATTAGTGATGatataaaaaaaaagttaaaaaccaaCAATATCTCTCCATCACATGTTTTCTTAGAAAAACACAGCGAATAGTTAATAAAATGTGACGGGGCATTGCTTATTTGTGCAATCCATGTGTTTATAGTATAAACACGCTACCTATATACGTAAATGTAAGGTGAAGCGGCTTTCTGGCCGTACTTTAAGCAAGgccgccttttttttttttttttttttttttttttttttttttttttttagcatAAGGGCGCCTTGTGCTGTGCTGGTCGTTAGCTTCTCTCCGAAAGTCCTAATCCACAACTCGCGTGCTCTGCTCGCCTCGCACGGACTCGTGGAAAGGGATGGAGTCCACGGCCGCGCTCGCGAGGACGTCGCCGCCCCTCGCCGGGTCGACTCGCCGGCCCTCCTGCGCGCTGTGGCCGACGGCGTCCCTCTCCTTCGCcgccgcttccacgacgccccgAGGCCGGCTCGGGCTGGGGCTGAGCACGGCGTCGCCGGGGAGCGGGAGGGCGGCCAGGGCTCGCGCTGTCCCGCGGCGCAAAATCGTCGCCTCCTCGGTTGGTCCCCCTGCATACTTGGTCTGATTGGGTACTTGCATTAACTCGAGGGTCGCTGAAATGGTGAATAGAAGAGTTGATTTTGATTTTGCTGCTTTTCTTTTTGCTCATGTGTTCGAGGATTAGGGCCGTCTCGGAGAGCaattttttatttgtttatgGTTTTGGTAGCTTTGCTTGATCTTTTGGTATTGGATGAGCTTGAATATGGAGAATTTGTTTCGAACAGGCTAACTAGAAACTACTACTTCATATTCTCTTACCTTTCGGGTTATAATCTAGTGCCTCGTGGGTAGGTTATGCAGAGCAGCTGAACTAAAGGAAAATGCACTGCGCAATGTGACATTTTTTTCGCCTAGGATTTTAGCCTCGATTCTTGAATTCTTTACGATTATTCTGCCAGGAATTAGGAATAAGGTGAAACTGAGCTTTTGGGCTTCCTGTCGCAGTCAATGCTGAAAGTGCACCATTCAAACATGTTCCATTTTGTAAATTATCAAGAGGACCGACGTTTTCGTCCCCAATATCAACTTTTTGAGTGGATTCATCTTCTACTTCGGCCTCATCATGTGTTGGACCTTGTGTGGCCCCAGTGTAATATTCTCCTTGTTCCCGGTCAAAGTTTCACCTTGCTTTCTTCTGATCTGACGAATGCAAGGATACCTGTGGACTGACACAGGGTTACTGAAATTATCCAACCATGTGATGGAAAGTGGATACTTGCAGTAaatttactccctccatccaaaaaagaAAAATTCAATTCTCACTTCTGGAGGAGTCAACCAATTTTCAGTTTGAccaaatatttataaaaaaaatactaacatttatgataccaaataagtatcattagatttatcatggaatatatttttatattaatTTTATTTGGCGATATAAATGTTGATGTTATTTTCTATAAAAGTGGTCAatcttaaaaaagtttgacttgcTCTAaacctagaattgcattctttttgggatggagggagtacaatggAAGCAAGTTTTTCTCTGCCAACCTATTTTTCAACTGAAACATGATATGTGctaattaaattaaattaaattaaatgcTTTTGCACATCTTAGTGATACATTGTGGAATTCCAAATGCTTCCAAATTAGTTAATTTCGTTGTGTTTGCAGATCTTCAAAACATAGCGAAGGCAACTGAGTTATTTTTCTAAAGATGACAACCTAATCTAGTCCTTCCACCAATTCCTGTTGATGCTGAAAGTCCAGATTCAGGTCATCAGTGATTCATTTAGGGAACAATTTCAGATTTGTCGTTGAACTCTATAAAGGCACACATGGAAATATGATTTCAGATTGGATAAATAGTTGTTTATCAGCGGCTTTATCATTTACAGAATGTCTTATTTCTGTTGCCATCTGTATGGCATACTTTACCTGAGGATTGTAGGACACTTATCCTTTCGTTCTATGAAACTCAATCAACCTTTTGTTTTCTACAAAGAAGTTTAGAATTCGTAAAATGTTTGAAACTTTTTGATGATGCTGATATCCTGTGACCTCAATTATGAGAAGTTGAGCAGTCCACTTTCATCTGGTTCTTTACTTATCCATAATGAGACCTTGCTTAACAAGAACTTGCAATCTGTAGGAGGTTGAGCAAAGCTACATTATGATCAAACCAGATGGTGTTCAGCGTGGTCTGGTATGCATTCCCCAGTTCCCCACACCCACACTTTCCCAGTATGGTGCTCTTCCTTAGCTTCTTTCGTGTTTCAGTTCAGATAAAACATACTGTATCTGATGCATATAGGTTGGAGAGATTATTTCTCGCTTTGAGAAGAAAGGGTTTTTGTTGAAAGGATTAAAACTTTTCCAGTGCCCCAAGGACTTGGCTCAGGTTTGCTTCCAAGACACATCAATGTTGCAC
The sequence above is drawn from the Miscanthus floridulus cultivar M001 chromosome 15, ASM1932011v1, whole genome shotgun sequence genome and encodes:
- the LOC136508023 gene encoding uncharacterized protein; translation: MESTAALARTSPPLAGSTRRPSCALWPTASLSFAAASTTPRGRLGLGLSTASPGSGRAARARAVPRRKIVASSEVEQSYIMIKPDGVQRGLVGEIISRFEKKGFLLKGLKLFQCPKDLAQEHYKDLKDRPFFPKLIDYITSGPVVCMAWEGDGVVASARKLIGATNPLQAEPGTIRGDLAVQTGRNVVHGSDSPDNGKREIALWFKEGELCQWESVQTPWLTE